One Rhodothermales bacterium genomic region harbors:
- a CDS encoding rod shape-determining protein, producing MFTSDIAIDLGTANTLIWIRQKGIVLNEPSIVAINRSTGKVEAIGMEAQLMHERTHKEIETIRPLRDGVIADFEVAEHLIKGLIKKVQSGWMNRIGKMVICVPSGITEVEKRAVRDSAEYAGAKNVRLIDEPMAAAIGIGLDVREPVGNMIVDIGGGTTEIAVIAMNGIVVDESIRVGGDEIDAAVVQYFKKHHNLLIGQRTAELIKCEVGSAVPLDPELELSIKGRDLVSGVPKTRTVSSEDVREALRAPIAQIGAAVMRALEKTPPELGGDILERGIMLTGGGAMLKGIDVMLRERTELPVFVVEDPLTAVVRGTGRVLEELEDFERVLSY from the coding sequence TTGTTTACCTCTGATATTGCTATTGACCTCGGCACCGCCAACACCCTCATCTGGATCCGGCAGAAGGGAATCGTGCTCAACGAGCCCTCGATTGTAGCCATTAACCGCTCGACGGGGAAGGTGGAAGCGATCGGGATGGAAGCCCAGCTCATGCACGAGCGGACGCACAAGGAGATCGAGACGATCCGCCCGCTGCGTGACGGCGTCATCGCCGACTTCGAGGTGGCCGAGCACCTCATCAAAGGGCTCATCAAGAAGGTCCAGTCGGGTTGGATGAACCGGATCGGCAAGATGGTGATCTGCGTGCCGAGCGGCATCACCGAGGTCGAGAAGCGCGCCGTCCGCGACTCCGCCGAGTACGCCGGCGCCAAGAACGTCCGCCTCATCGACGAGCCTATGGCCGCGGCGATCGGCATCGGGCTCGACGTGCGCGAGCCCGTCGGCAACATGATCGTCGACATCGGCGGCGGGACGACGGAGATCGCGGTCATCGCGATGAACGGCATCGTCGTCGACGAGTCGATCCGCGTGGGCGGCGACGAGATCGACGCGGCGGTCGTGCAGTATTTCAAGAAGCACCACAACCTCCTCATCGGGCAGCGCACGGCCGAGCTCATCAAGTGCGAGGTTGGCTCCGCCGTCCCGCTCGACCCCGAGCTCGAGCTCTCGATCAAAGGCCGCGACCTCGTCTCCGGCGTGCCGAAGACGCGGACGGTGTCGTCGGAGGACGTGCGCGAGGCGCTCCGTGCACCGATTGCGCAGATCGGCGCGGCGGTGATGCGCGCGCTCGAAAAGACCCCGCCGGAGCTCGGCGGCGACATCCTCGAGCGCGGGATCATGCTGACCGGCGGCGGCGCGATGCTCAAGGGCATCGACGTGATGCTGCGCGAGCGGACCGAGCTGCCCGTCTTCGTCGTCGAGGACCCGCTGACGGCCGTCGTGCGCGGGACCGGCCGCGTACTCGAGGAGCTGGAAGACTTCGAGCGCGTCCTGTCGTACTAG
- the purH gene encoding bifunctional phosphoribosylaminoimidazolecarboxamide formyltransferase/IMP cyclohydrolase has protein sequence MIQTKDLPPPDDRYPVRRALLSVSDKTGLAAFAQRLAALGVELVSTGGTARALRDAGLTVRDVAEVTASPELLDGRVKTLHPKVHAGLLARRNDADDLAQLAEHGIAPIDLVVVNLYPFAQTVAREGVTDAEAIENVDIGGPTMIRAGAKNYFFVGVVTSAGQYDAVAEELEANDAHLGLATRRRLAGEAFAHTADYDAAIADYFNLGDGVGAQHAAPLPETFTVSLPKAQALRYGENPHQTAALYGDPSRVFRQLHGKELSFNNLLDVTAALNLIREFGERPTVAILKHTNPCGVGTAETLAEAYRKAFATDRQSPFGGIVVVNQPLDRATAEAVDEIFTEIVIAPGYEDGVLDLLEQKKNRRLLEVLPGGGGAALDVRTAAGGLLVQAQDPALGSAEALRARCTVATKRAPTAAEWADLDFAWRVCKHVKSNAIVYARDGATLGIGAGQMSRIDASELAVMKAKKSDLSLQNSAIASDAFFPFADGLLAAAEAGARAVIQPGGSVRDDEVIAAADEHGLAMVFTGARHFRH, from the coding sequence ATGATCCAGACGAAAGACCTGCCGCCGCCCGACGACCGCTACCCCGTCCGCCGCGCCCTCCTCTCCGTCAGCGACAAGACCGGCCTCGCCGCCTTCGCGCAGCGCCTCGCCGCGCTCGGCGTCGAACTCGTTTCGACCGGCGGGACGGCGCGGGCGCTGCGCGACGCCGGACTCACCGTCCGCGACGTGGCCGAGGTCACGGCCTCGCCCGAACTCCTCGACGGCCGCGTGAAGACGCTCCACCCGAAGGTCCACGCCGGCCTCCTCGCCCGACGCAATGACGCCGACGACCTCGCCCAACTCGCCGAGCACGGGATCGCCCCCATCGACCTCGTCGTCGTCAACCTCTACCCGTTCGCGCAGACGGTTGCCCGCGAGGGTGTCACCGACGCCGAAGCCATCGAGAACGTCGACATCGGCGGGCCGACGATGATCCGGGCCGGGGCGAAGAACTACTTCTTCGTCGGCGTCGTGACGAGCGCGGGGCAGTACGACGCAGTGGCCGAGGAGCTAGAGGCGAACGACGCGCACCTCGGGCTCGCCACGCGGCGGCGGCTCGCGGGCGAAGCGTTCGCCCACACCGCCGACTACGACGCCGCGATTGCCGACTACTTCAATTTGGGCGATGGCGTAGGGGCGCAGCATGCTGCGCCCTTACCGGAGACGTTCACTGTCTCGCTGCCGAAGGCGCAGGCGCTGCGCTACGGCGAGAACCCACACCAGACAGCCGCGCTCTACGGCGACCCGAGCCGCGTCTTCCGCCAGCTCCACGGCAAAGAGCTCTCGTTCAACAACCTCCTCGACGTCACCGCTGCGCTCAATCTCATCCGCGAGTTCGGCGAGCGCCCGACCGTCGCCATTCTCAAGCATACCAACCCGTGCGGCGTCGGGACGGCGGAGACGCTCGCCGAGGCGTATCGGAAAGCGTTCGCCACGGATCGGCAGAGCCCGTTCGGCGGGATCGTCGTCGTGAACCAGCCGCTCGACCGGGCCACGGCTGAGGCGGTGGACGAGATCTTTACCGAGATTGTCATCGCGCCCGGCTACGAAGACGGTGTGCTGGACCTGCTGGAGCAGAAGAAAAACCGCCGCCTGCTCGAAGTGCTGCCCGGCGGCGGCGGCGCGGCGCTCGACGTGCGGACGGCGGCGGGCGGTCTGCTCGTACAGGCGCAAGACCCGGCGCTCGGCTCGGCCGAGGCGCTGCGCGCGCGTTGTACCGTCGCCACGAAGCGCGCGCCGACGGCCGCCGAGTGGGCCGACCTCGACTTCGCTTGGCGCGTCTGCAAGCACGTCAAGTCGAACGCCATCGTCTACGCCCGCGACGGCGCGACGCTCGGCATCGGGGCCGGGCAGATGAGCCGGATCGACGCGAGCGAACTCGCTGTGATGAAAGCGAAAAAGTCCGACCTCTCGCTTCAGAACTCGGCGATTGCGTCCGATGCTTTCTTCCCCTTCGCCGACGGCCTCCTCGCCGCCGCCGAGGCCGGGGCCCGCGCCGTGATCCAACCCGGCGGCTCCGTCCGCGACGACGAGGTGATCGCCGCCGCCGACGAGCACGGCCTGGCGATGGTGTTCACCGGCGCCCGCCACTTCCGGCACTAG
- the purN gene encoding phosphoribosylglycinamide formyltransferase → MRLAAFASGGGSNVQAILDAVDAGTLRAEVALVVTDRDGIGVLDRAARHGVPSVVVRPKEFDGSEAFGEALLAALRDHGVDFVALAGYLKHVPAAVVRAFRHRILNIHPSLLPAFGGAGFYGRRVHEAALDYGVKWSGATVHLVDEAYDTGPIVLQEPVPVHADDTPETLAARVLAVEHRLYPEALRLFADGRVRLDGRRVIIDSDTP, encoded by the coding sequence TTGCGCCTCGCCGCCTTCGCCTCGGGCGGCGGCTCGAACGTGCAGGCCATCCTCGACGCGGTGGACGCGGGCACGCTCCGCGCCGAGGTGGCGCTCGTCGTGACGGACCGCGACGGGATCGGGGTGTTGGATCGGGCGGCACGGCACGGCGTCCCGAGCGTCGTCGTCCGGCCGAAGGAGTTCGACGGGAGCGAGGCGTTCGGCGAGGCGTTGCTGGCGGCGCTGCGCGATCACGGCGTCGACTTCGTCGCGCTCGCGGGCTACCTCAAGCACGTGCCGGCGGCCGTCGTGCGCGCGTTTCGGCACCGGATACTCAACATCCACCCGTCCCTCCTACCGGCGTTCGGCGGGGCCGGGTTCTACGGCCGCCGCGTCCACGAAGCCGCCCTCGACTACGGCGTGAAGTGGAGCGGCGCGACGGTCCACCTCGTCGACGAGGCGTACGACACCGGGCCGATCGTGCTGCAAGAGCCCGTGCCCGTCCACGCCGACGACACGCCAGAAACGCTCGCCGCCCGCGTGCTCGCCGTCGAGCACCGCCTCTACCCCGAAGCGCTCCGCCTCTTCGCCGACGGCCGCGTCCGTCTCGACGGCCGCCGCGTCATCATCGATTCCGATACTCCGTAA
- a CDS encoding SemiSWEET transporter codes for MDPVTVLGLIAAAFTTASFVPQVVKTWRSRSSADLSLGMYSLFAVGITLWLVYGVLIRDLPIVLANGLTLLLVLGVLGQALWHRRPRSID; via the coding sequence ATGGACCCCGTCACCGTGCTCGGTCTCATCGCTGCCGCGTTCACGACCGCGTCCTTCGTGCCGCAGGTGGTCAAGACGTGGCGCAGCCGCTCATCGGCGGACCTCTCGCTCGGGATGTACAGCCTCTTCGCCGTCGGTATCACGCTCTGGCTGGTCTACGGCGTGCTGATCCGCGACCTCCCCATCGTGCTCGCCAACGGGCTCACGCTCCTGCTCGTCCTCGGCGTGCTCGGCCAAGCGCTCTGGCACCGGCGCCCCCGGTCCATTGATTGA
- a CDS encoding LD-carboxypeptidase, which produces MPTPPPLRRTGRIAVAAPASAPLDDARYRAGLDALRARGLRVETPRPTFAEHGFLAGPDADRLAEFNGLLRRDDLDAIVCVRGGYGVLRLLPDLDYAAARAHPKLIVGYSDITALHLALYTKAGLPGLSGPMVASDWPDLDPESEAQFWRLADGDAPVEIHGPGGERLDAVQPGRAEGVLLGGNLTLIAALVGTPYLPDLTGAILFLEEVGEPPYRIDRLLAQLRLAGVLHRLGGLVLGGFTGAEPPPNRPSLSLDAVLAHYTSDLACPVARGLVYGHFNPKSTLPVGVRARLDVEGDAARLTVLDPVTQRL; this is translated from the coding sequence CGTCGCCGCCCCCGCGAGCGCCCCGCTCGACGACGCCCGCTACCGCGCCGGCCTCGACGCCCTCCGCGCCCGCGGGCTCCGCGTCGAAACGCCCCGCCCGACGTTCGCCGAGCATGGCTTCCTCGCCGGCCCCGATGCCGACCGCCTCGCCGAGTTCAACGGCCTCCTCCGCCGCGACGACCTCGACGCGATCGTCTGCGTACGCGGCGGCTACGGCGTCCTCCGCCTCCTTCCCGACCTCGACTACGCCGCCGCGCGGGCGCACCCCAAGCTCATCGTCGGCTACAGCGATATCACGGCGCTCCACCTCGCGCTCTACACGAAAGCAGGACTCCCCGGTCTCAGCGGCCCGATGGTCGCCTCCGACTGGCCCGACCTCGACCCCGAGAGCGAAGCGCAATTCTGGCGGCTGGCCGATGGCGACGCGCCCGTCGAGATCCACGGTCCCGGCGGCGAGCGGCTCGACGCGGTTCAGCCCGGTCGCGCCGAGGGCGTTCTCCTCGGCGGGAATCTGACGCTCATCGCGGCGCTCGTCGGCACGCCGTACCTGCCCGACCTGACGGGGGCGATCCTGTTCCTCGAAGAGGTCGGCGAGCCGCCGTACCGGATCGACCGGCTGCTCGCGCAGCTCCGCCTCGCGGGCGTGCTCCACCGCCTCGGCGGCCTCGTCCTCGGCGGGTTCACGGGGGCCGAGCCGCCGCCCAATCGCCCCTCGCTGTCGCTCGACGCCGTGCTCGCCCACTACACGTCGGACCTCGCGTGCCCCGTCGCGCGCGGCCTCGTCTACGGCCACTTCAACCCCAAGAGCACGCTGCCCGTCGGCGTCCGCGCCCGGCTGGACGTGGAGGGAGACGCGGCGCGCCTCACCGTGCTCGACCCGGTCACGCAGCGCCTCTGA